The following are encoded together in the Aneurinibacillus sp. REN35 genome:
- a CDS encoding type II toxin-antitoxin system antitoxin — MSQKKKFLLRIDPKLYEALEGWAADEFRSVNTHIEFLLREASRKAGRMPKQQREKSEEETD, encoded by the coding sequence ATGTCCCAGAAGAAAAAATTCCTCCTTAGGATCGATCCGAAGCTATATGAAGCGCTAGAAGGCTGGGCCGCTGATGAGTTTCGGAGCGTGAATACGCATATTGAATTTCTGCTTAGGGAAGCATCTCGTAAGGCGGGGCGTATGCCTAAGCAGCAGCGGGAAAAAAGCGAGGAGGAGACAGATTAA
- a CDS encoding SPFH domain-containing protein produces MTEKKAWAVNGFLGVLFIVALLIGGVYMLIVAQNIIAAVLLILLASVGASGIFIVQPNQAAVLIFFGHYLGSVRTSGLWLGVPFAVRRKVSLKVRNFNSKRLKVNDVEGNPVEIAAVVVFNVVDSAKAMFDVDNYEQFVEIQSETALRYVASKYPYDNFEQEGYSLRGNTDEIAAELAQELQSRLAVAGVQVIEARLTHLAYATEIANAMLQRQQASAIVSARARIVEGAVGMVQMAIAELQQEGFELDEERKAAMINNLMVAIVSERSAQPVINSGSLY; encoded by the coding sequence ATGACGGAAAAGAAAGCATGGGCCGTTAACGGTTTTCTTGGCGTGTTGTTCATTGTGGCATTATTAATCGGCGGTGTGTATATGCTGATCGTAGCTCAGAATATAATTGCGGCCGTATTGTTGATTTTGCTAGCTTCAGTCGGAGCAAGCGGTATATTTATTGTGCAGCCGAATCAAGCGGCTGTATTGATTTTCTTTGGTCATTACCTTGGCTCGGTACGTACAAGCGGCTTATGGTTGGGAGTGCCGTTTGCGGTACGGCGCAAGGTTTCATTGAAGGTACGTAACTTTAATAGTAAGCGGTTAAAAGTAAATGATGTGGAAGGAAACCCCGTTGAGATTGCAGCGGTCGTTGTATTCAATGTTGTGGATTCGGCAAAGGCGATGTTTGATGTAGACAATTATGAGCAATTCGTTGAGATCCAAAGTGAGACGGCACTGCGTTATGTTGCCAGCAAGTATCCATATGATAACTTTGAACAAGAGGGTTACTCTCTGCGTGGTAATACAGATGAGATTGCAGCAGAATTAGCACAGGAGTTGCAATCACGTCTTGCCGTAGCCGGTGTACAAGTAATTGAAGCGAGGTTGACCCACCTTGCCTATGCAACAGAGATTGCCAATGCTATGCTGCAGCGTCAACAGGCATCTGCCATCGTCTCGGCAAGAGCGCGTATTGTAGAAGGAGCAGTTGGAATGGTGCAGATGGCGATCGCAGAGTTGCAGCAGGAAGGCTTTGAACTGGATGAAGAAAGAAAAGCAGCGATGATTAACAACTTAATGGTAGCGATTGTTTCAGAGCGTTCTGCCCAGCCAGTCATCAACTCAGGATCACTGTATTAA
- a CDS encoding amino acid permease translates to MDLFRKKSISDFTAKKEGSLHKTLGAMDLTMLGIGCIIGTGIFVLTGVVAATHAGPALVLSFIISGLACVFAALCYSEFASSMPITGSAYTYSYATFGEFIAWILGWAMILEYGLAASAVASGWSGYFQGLIAGFGLELPTAITSAYDAAKGTYIDIPAIAIVLLITFLLTKGIRESVKVNNIMVVVKVAVVLLFIGIGVWYVKPENWTPFMPFGFSGVAAGAASVFFAYLGFDAVASAAEEVKNPQRNMPIGIISSLAVCTVLYIIVSLILTGIVPFAQLDVKNPVAFALTYIQQDWVAGFISLGAITGMTTVLLVLLYAQTRLFFAMSRDGLLPRMMSRINLSTKTPVTNTWMTGILAAMFGGLIPLHKLAELVNIGTLFAYLVVSVGVLVLRRTQPNLPRAFRVPLVPLIPILAILFCGYLMVSLPSVTWVGFFVWLALGTIVYFAYGYKNSVLSRQGDVSVEDEKAYKAKEEVL, encoded by the coding sequence ATGGACTTATTTCGCAAAAAATCCATTAGTGATTTTACTGCTAAGAAGGAAGGGTCACTGCATAAAACACTTGGCGCTATGGACTTAACGATGTTAGGTATCGGTTGCATTATTGGAACCGGAATTTTCGTATTAACGGGGGTGGTGGCAGCGACACATGCGGGTCCAGCCCTCGTTCTCTCCTTTATTATTTCAGGTCTTGCCTGTGTATTTGCTGCTCTATGCTATTCAGAGTTTGCTTCTTCTATGCCGATAACCGGTAGCGCTTACACGTATAGCTATGCTACATTTGGAGAATTTATCGCATGGATTCTTGGCTGGGCCATGATACTGGAATATGGGCTTGCTGCCTCTGCTGTTGCCAGCGGATGGTCCGGCTATTTTCAAGGGTTAATCGCAGGATTTGGGCTTGAACTTCCTACAGCCATTACGAGTGCATATGATGCAGCGAAAGGTACCTATATCGACATACCGGCGATTGCGATTGTGTTGTTGATAACGTTTTTGCTAACAAAGGGTATTCGTGAATCAGTCAAGGTAAATAACATTATGGTGGTCGTAAAGGTTGCTGTCGTCCTCTTGTTTATTGGGATTGGCGTCTGGTACGTTAAGCCGGAAAATTGGACGCCATTCATGCCGTTTGGCTTTTCAGGTGTAGCTGCTGGAGCTGCTAGTGTGTTTTTTGCCTATCTTGGATTCGATGCTGTTGCTTCTGCGGCAGAGGAAGTGAAGAACCCGCAGCGTAATATGCCCATTGGCATTATTTCCTCGCTTGCTGTCTGTACCGTGTTGTATATTATTGTTTCTTTAATCTTAACGGGAATTGTTCCATTTGCTCAATTGGACGTTAAAAATCCGGTTGCATTCGCTCTTACCTATATTCAACAGGATTGGGTTGCGGGCTTCATCTCGCTTGGAGCCATTACAGGAATGACTACCGTTCTGCTCGTTCTTCTTTATGCACAGACACGATTGTTTTTTGCGATGAGCCGAGACGGATTATTGCCCAGGATGATGTCACGGATCAATTTGTCTACAAAAACACCGGTAACGAATACATGGATGACAGGAATTCTTGCGGCGATGTTTGGGGGATTAATTCCGCTGCATAAGCTCGCTGAATTAGTCAACATCGGGACCTTATTTGCCTATCTGGTAGTCTCAGTGGGTGTGCTGGTTTTGCGCAGAACGCAGCCGAACCTGCCTCGTGCTTTTAGAGTTCCTCTCGTCCCGCTTATTCCTATTCTTGCGATTTTATTCTGCGGTTATTTGATGGTCAGCCTGCCTTCCGTTACGTGGGTTGGATTCTTCGTATGGCTGGCACTTGGAACGATTGTATATTTTGCATACGGCTACAAGAACAGTGTGCTATCAAGGCAAGGAGACGTGTCAGTAGAAGACGAAAAAGCATATAAAGCGAAAGAGGAGGTTTTATAA
- a CDS encoding 4a-hydroxytetrahydrobiopterin dehydratase, whose translation MENKRAGEKPVKLTEPQIEERLMSLSGWSRKDEKWIEKKFRFKEFLDGIEFVNQVAHLAEQMVHHPMISIDYKLITLRLTTWNEGGLTELDMESAREFDALYKKYRSA comes from the coding sequence ATGGAAAATAAGAGAGCAGGTGAGAAGCCGGTGAAGCTAACAGAGCCGCAGATTGAAGAACGATTGATGTCCCTTTCAGGATGGAGTCGTAAGGATGAAAAGTGGATTGAGAAGAAGTTTCGTTTTAAGGAGTTTCTTGACGGTATTGAATTTGTCAACCAGGTTGCACATCTAGCAGAGCAAATGGTTCATCATCCGATGATTTCCATTGACTATAAGCTGATCACTCTTCGTCTAACGACATGGAATGAAGGCGGATTAACAGAGCTTGATATGGAATCTGCAAGAGAATTTGACGCATTATATAAAAAGTACCGCAGCGCTTGA
- a CDS encoding homogentisate 1,2-dioxygenase encodes MPHYVKLGNIPHKRHTQFRKPDGGLYYEQLMGTKGFSGIQSLIYHINPPTQVREAKKIKDIELEFEERDALKHRHFRTWNTEAGGDFYEARKIVMANDDLSIGVARPTQQMSYYYRNGEGDEMLFVHEGKGKIESIFGELSFYPGDYIVIPIGTTYRVVLESEEARFLIVESNSAIVPPKRYHNEYGQFLEHSPYCERDLRTPEKLEPKDEKGEFEVRVRAQGMLTSYVFDFHPLDAVGWDGCLYPYAFSIHDFEPITGRVHQPPPVHQTFEAWNYVVCSFVPRLYDYHPEAIPAPYVHSNVESDEVLYYADGDFMSRRGIEEGSITLHPSGLPHGPHPGKMEESIGKKDTKELAVMIDTFRPLRIVKQAHQYEDAGYMYSWLPQK; translated from the coding sequence ATGCCGCATTATGTAAAGCTGGGAAACATCCCGCATAAACGCCATACACAGTTCCGTAAACCGGACGGTGGACTTTATTATGAACAGCTTATGGGTACAAAAGGCTTCTCAGGTATCCAATCGCTTATTTATCATATCAATCCGCCCACACAAGTACGGGAAGCCAAGAAAATAAAAGATATTGAGCTGGAATTTGAAGAAAGAGATGCGCTGAAGCACCGTCACTTCCGAACATGGAATACGGAAGCGGGCGGCGATTTCTATGAAGCAAGAAAGATTGTGATGGCTAATGATGATCTAAGTATCGGTGTGGCTCGTCCTACCCAGCAGATGTCCTATTACTATCGCAACGGAGAAGGCGACGAAATGCTATTCGTGCATGAAGGAAAAGGAAAAATCGAGAGTATTTTCGGAGAGCTGTCCTTTTATCCGGGTGACTATATTGTCATCCCGATTGGAACCACATATCGGGTTGTGCTGGAATCGGAGGAGGCACGTTTTCTCATTGTAGAATCCAACTCGGCGATCGTGCCGCCGAAACGCTACCATAATGAGTATGGGCAATTCTTAGAGCATTCGCCATACTGTGAGCGCGATCTGAGAACACCGGAGAAGCTTGAGCCAAAAGATGAAAAGGGAGAATTCGAAGTACGGGTGCGCGCCCAAGGCATGCTGACCTCGTATGTATTTGACTTCCATCCTCTAGATGCAGTCGGTTGGGATGGCTGTTTGTATCCATATGCATTCAGCATTCATGATTTTGAACCGATTACAGGTCGCGTGCATCAGCCGCCACCGGTTCATCAGACTTTTGAAGCGTGGAATTACGTAGTCTGCTCCTTTGTTCCACGTCTCTACGATTATCATCCGGAAGCAATTCCGGCTCCGTATGTGCACAGCAATGTGGAAAGCGATGAAGTATTGTATTATGCGGATGGAGACTTTATGAGCCGCCGTGGCATTGAGGAAGGTTCCATTACCCTTCATCCAAGCGGTCTTCCGCATGGTCCGCATCCGGGTAAGATGGAGGAGAGCATTGGCAAGAAAGACACGAAAGAGCTTGCCGTTATGATTGATACCTTCCGCCCGCTTCGCATTGTAAAACAAGCGCATCAATACGAAGACGCTGGTTATATGTACAGCTGGCTACCTCAAAAATAA
- a CDS encoding aromatic amino acid hydroxylase has product MNIPSHLREFVVDQEYEKYTPINQAVWRYVMRQNRAFLGERAHAAYIDGLQSTGIEVEEIPRIESMNERLSKYGWGAVTIDGFLSSAAFMDFQAHGILPIATDIRTHEHIAYTPAPDILHEAAGHAPILKDAKYASYVKRIGALGTKAMSTKEDYDVYEAIRHLSMVKEDPMATPQQIEEAELRLKEVQDAVTEVSEIQLVSRLYWWTVEYGLIGSMEKPQIYGAGLLSSVGESKHCLKPDSKKLPFSLDACIETGYDITDYQPQLFVCRNFDELIEAVDELEKRLACSIGGTESLVKARRSENLATAVYSSGLQVTGVVNGLEYDDNDEAVYLQLKGPSALAVEDTEIQGHGKDYHKDGFGSPIGRLRGEATPLELYTDEQLTAQGIVEGQSASLEFESGIHVSGLVQYIKRHKEKIILIGFDQCSVTNTDGRTLFDPAWGVYDMAVGASVVSVFSGAADKEAFSAHTDKKSALTRVRPQWSERERKLHDLYQNVRNIRETTISGEETEQKLLAIADILDAEYPQDWLLRLEILEILDSRGVAAQLEAALRQQLAKLAERAENTELITNGLALLGASDSSEQLA; this is encoded by the coding sequence ATGAATATTCCTTCTCACCTGCGTGAGTTTGTCGTAGATCAGGAATATGAGAAGTATACACCGATCAATCAGGCGGTTTGGCGCTATGTCATGCGTCAGAACCGCGCATTTCTAGGCGAGCGAGCACATGCTGCTTACATTGATGGTCTGCAATCAACAGGTATTGAGGTAGAAGAAATTCCGCGTATTGAGTCTATGAATGAGCGCCTCTCTAAATACGGGTGGGGCGCAGTGACGATCGACGGGTTCCTCTCGTCTGCTGCATTCATGGATTTTCAGGCACATGGGATTTTACCAATCGCAACGGATATTCGTACACATGAACATATTGCATACACCCCGGCACCTGATATTCTGCATGAGGCGGCAGGACATGCGCCCATTCTTAAAGATGCAAAATATGCTTCCTATGTGAAGCGTATAGGCGCATTAGGCACGAAGGCCATGTCAACAAAAGAAGACTATGATGTATATGAAGCGATTCGCCATCTATCGATGGTAAAGGAAGATCCGATGGCTACGCCCCAGCAAATCGAAGAAGCAGAGCTTCGGCTCAAGGAAGTGCAGGATGCGGTTACTGAGGTGTCGGAGATCCAACTAGTATCCCGCCTCTATTGGTGGACGGTTGAATATGGCCTGATTGGCAGCATGGAAAAGCCGCAGATTTATGGAGCAGGCTTATTGTCTTCTGTAGGGGAAAGCAAGCATTGTCTAAAGCCTGATAGCAAGAAGCTGCCTTTCTCACTTGATGCATGTATTGAGACCGGATACGATATTACGGATTATCAACCCCAACTATTTGTGTGCCGGAATTTTGATGAACTGATTGAAGCGGTAGATGAGCTGGAGAAACGCCTTGCCTGCTCGATTGGTGGTACGGAAAGCCTTGTAAAGGCACGTAGATCTGAGAATCTTGCTACAGCTGTCTATAGCTCAGGCCTTCAAGTTACAGGGGTGGTAAACGGACTTGAATATGATGACAACGATGAAGCGGTGTATCTTCAACTTAAAGGACCTTCCGCACTCGCAGTGGAAGATACAGAGATACAAGGACACGGGAAGGATTACCATAAAGACGGATTCGGCTCTCCAATTGGACGTTTGCGAGGAGAGGCAACCCCGCTTGAGCTATACACTGACGAACAGCTGACAGCACAAGGTATCGTAGAGGGTCAGAGCGCATCGTTGGAATTTGAATCTGGCATTCATGTATCGGGGCTGGTCCAATATATTAAGCGCCACAAAGAAAAGATTATTCTTATCGGTTTTGATCAATGTAGCGTAACGAATACAGACGGCAGGACGTTGTTCGATCCGGCCTGGGGTGTTTATGATATGGCAGTTGGAGCGAGCGTTGTGTCCGTATTCTCCGGCGCTGCTGATAAAGAGGCGTTCTCGGCGCATACTGATAAGAAGTCCGCTCTTACTAGAGTACGCCCACAATGGAGCGAGCGTGAGCGCAAGCTGCATGATTTATATCAGAATGTACGTAATATTCGAGAAACAACTATATCAGGAGAAGAAACAGAACAAAAGCTTCTTGCGATTGCGGATATATTAGACGCCGAATATCCGCAGGATTGGCTGCTGCGTCTTGAAATCCTAGAAATTCTGGATAGTAGGGGCGTTGCTGCACAACTGGAGGCGGCACTGCGCCAACAACTGGCAAAGCTAGCTGAACGCGCGGAGAATACAGAGCTGATCACAAATGGCTTGGCCCTTCTTGGGGCTTCTGATTCGTCTGAGCAGCTTGCATGA
- a CDS encoding flavin reductase family protein, whose protein sequence is MNIEPSKLPWNEAYKLMIGSILPRPIAFVSTVNQAGQANLAPFSFFTAISAEPMMICFSPMRRGTDGAPKDTLTNIELTREFVVNIVGEKIVHQMNDCAIEYPSDIDEFEAVGLKKADSHIVKPPRVAESDVQLECVLHDVLHFGDKPGAGSLVIGQVVNIHVNDDLYFDGKIDTEKLQPIGRLAGQVYTKAVADTFVLERKKQPMK, encoded by the coding sequence ATGAATATTGAGCCAAGCAAACTGCCTTGGAATGAGGCATATAAGCTGATGATCGGCTCCATTCTGCCGCGTCCCATCGCATTCGTATCTACCGTGAACCAAGCGGGACAGGCAAATCTTGCGCCATTCAGCTTCTTTACAGCCATCTCTGCTGAACCTATGATGATCTGCTTCTCCCCCATGCGAAGAGGAACGGACGGCGCCCCGAAAGACACGCTTACCAATATTGAATTGACACGAGAATTCGTCGTAAATATTGTCGGTGAAAAAATCGTTCATCAAATGAATGACTGCGCGATCGAATATCCGTCTGATATTGACGAGTTTGAAGCCGTGGGTCTGAAAAAGGCAGATAGCCATATCGTAAAACCGCCTCGCGTGGCCGAGAGCGATGTCCAGCTAGAATGCGTTCTTCATGATGTGCTGCACTTTGGTGACAAGCCTGGTGCGGGCAGCCTGGTTATCGGTCAGGTTGTTAATATTCATGTGAATGATGATTTGTACTTTGACGGAAAAATTGATACAGAAAAGCTGCAGCCTATTGGACGTCTTGCAGGCCAGGTCTATACAAAAGCCGTGGCCGATACGTTCGTGCTGGAGAGAAAGAAGCAACCGATGAAGTAA
- a CDS encoding protoglobin domain-containing protein, whose protein sequence is MFFSRISPNFVSERVKSIQENEIQSTKRLNQKLMFLQLSHTDLENLKKLQEIIDKHATDIARRHYEILAQFPDLRRIIEEHSTVERLSKTFVQYVKSIPNVSITTDYIQSRRKIGQMHSQIGLSPEWFAGSFIRIYEYLTPAIVAAFNKRPAELSDMLISLQRILTLDSQIALAAYQEAHDFEVVENASGIMEVIIGTEKVNGLFETVESTDATMKEVEEVSATTLQLAASVEQIASTASAVSHNTGTMVRAMTSEQKVIEHSLSGFRAVAEDFHHTKGKLHQLLSEVSDIYQVVEFIKNIAEQTNLLALNASIEAARAGEHGRGFSVVAEEVRKLAEQTTESVSKVTKTIERMQQEATRVEKMTEEVTRQLHNQLDTSTEAIHALASIVKQIEETGASMEMIASITREQEVATHGITVRIGEVVEHMKQISNRSIDTGKAVFEISLEFDHLRKEAIQSLSFLRNKEMIRIVQTEHLLWKWWLYNYMLGYHPLQEEDITSHLHCRFGKWYEKMRANKALQSLPSFVALDKPHKQVHDLAHEIFGLVQRGEKRRARGLLIELEQQSLRVVQYLRTLAEDISNTDVEWMGMEAGK, encoded by the coding sequence GTGTTCTTTTCGCGGATCAGTCCCAACTTCGTCTCAGAACGTGTAAAATCGATTCAAGAAAACGAGATACAATCGACCAAGCGATTGAATCAAAAATTAATGTTCTTACAACTTTCCCATACCGATCTGGAAAATCTAAAGAAGCTTCAAGAGATAATCGACAAGCATGCGACAGACATTGCCCGGCGTCATTATGAAATTCTTGCGCAATTCCCTGATTTGCGGCGTATTATCGAAGAACACAGCACCGTTGAGAGGCTGTCAAAAACTTTTGTTCAATACGTCAAGTCGATTCCAAATGTTTCTATCACAACGGACTATATTCAAAGTCGAAGGAAAATCGGTCAGATGCACAGCCAAATTGGGCTTTCGCCTGAGTGGTTCGCCGGTTCGTTCATTCGCATATATGAATACTTGACCCCTGCCATTGTTGCTGCATTTAACAAGCGTCCTGCTGAATTATCCGACATGCTCATTTCTCTTCAGCGCATTCTGACGCTTGATTCTCAGATTGCGTTGGCGGCATATCAGGAGGCGCATGATTTTGAAGTCGTGGAGAATGCAAGCGGTATTATGGAGGTTATTATCGGTACAGAAAAGGTAAACGGACTGTTTGAAACGGTGGAGTCCACAGACGCTACAATGAAAGAAGTGGAAGAAGTCAGTGCAACGACATTGCAATTGGCAGCCTCCGTAGAACAAATCGCAAGTACTGCAAGTGCGGTTTCGCACAATACAGGCACGATGGTACGGGCGATGACATCAGAGCAGAAGGTAATCGAGCACTCGCTTAGCGGTTTCCGCGCTGTTGCGGAAGATTTCCATCATACGAAGGGGAAGCTGCATCAACTTCTATCGGAAGTGAGTGACATTTACCAGGTCGTTGAATTTATTAAAAACATTGCTGAACAGACAAATTTATTGGCGCTTAATGCATCAATCGAAGCAGCGCGCGCCGGAGAACATGGACGCGGATTCTCCGTCGTCGCCGAAGAGGTGCGGAAGCTTGCTGAACAGACGACTGAATCAGTGAGCAAAGTAACAAAGACGATTGAGCGAATGCAGCAGGAAGCAACGAGGGTGGAGAAGATGACCGAAGAAGTCACCCGGCAGCTGCATAATCAGTTGGATACATCTACGGAAGCGATCCACGCACTTGCCTCCATTGTCAAACAAATTGAAGAAACAGGCGCATCAATGGAAATGATCGCTTCGATTACAAGAGAACAGGAAGTCGCTACACATGGCATCACGGTTCGAATTGGTGAAGTTGTCGAGCATATGAAGCAGATCAGCAACCGCTCGATTGATACTGGAAAAGCGGTGTTTGAGATTAGCTTAGAATTTGACCATTTGCGAAAGGAAGCCATTCAGTCCCTTTCCTTCCTACGCAACAAAGAAATGATCCGCATTGTTCAGACTGAGCATCTATTGTGGAAATGGTGGCTGTATAATTATATGCTTGGATATCATCCACTTCAGGAGGAAGATATTACAAGCCATCTGCACTGTCGTTTCGGTAAATGGTATGAGAAGATGCGCGCAAACAAAGCTCTTCAGTCCCTGCCTTCCTTTGTAGCGCTCGATAAGCCGCATAAGCAGGTGCATGATTTGGCGCATGAGATTTTTGGGCTGGTACAACGTGGGGAGAAGAGACGTGCACGCGGGCTTCTCATCGAGCTGGAGCAGCAATCGCTTCGTGTCGTACAGTATCTGCGCACATTAGCAGAAGACATTAGTAATACCGATGTCGAGTGGATGGGGATGGAAGCGGGCAAGTAA
- a CDS encoding kinase-associated lipoprotein B, whose protein sequence is MADSQLSPGTVVTASYKSGEYIGELVDLYPPRVAVVKILAVSKHPEQGDLHHPGQVDVPLFHQRRALSYEEKASVPLSTVRPYEGDIPKYEASLRKAVEEAIVERKNDSSEWGQRALAELETLRSEYF, encoded by the coding sequence ATGGCTGATTCTCAACTATCTCCCGGAACAGTAGTTACTGCTTCATATAAATCCGGAGAGTACATCGGTGAGCTGGTAGATCTGTATCCTCCGCGTGTAGCTGTCGTAAAAATCCTCGCTGTCAGCAAACACCCTGAGCAAGGCGACTTACACCATCCCGGTCAAGTAGATGTGCCGCTATTTCATCAGCGGCGAGCCCTTTCTTATGAAGAGAAAGCTTCCGTTCCTCTCTCTACTGTGCGTCCTTACGAAGGAGACATCCCCAAATACGAGGCCTCTCTTCGTAAAGCAGTTGAGGAGGCAATTGTAGAACGTAAGAACGATTCATCGGAGTGGGGGCAACGAGCGCTTGCTGAGCTAGAAACTCTGCGGAGTGAATACTTCTAA
- a CDS encoding MerR family transcriptional regulator, with amino-acid sequence MSYKERKVITIGIVSELTGLSERQIRYYEERKLITPERTAGGTRKFSFADVERLVQIANHMEDGLQTSEIRRMEQKAMRRDKELRDRMLRGQLNAAFPQRNK; translated from the coding sequence TTGTCTTACAAAGAAAGAAAGGTAATCACGATCGGCATCGTCAGCGAGCTAACTGGCTTATCGGAGAGACAAATTCGGTACTATGAAGAAAGAAAATTGATTACACCTGAACGAACAGCCGGCGGAACACGCAAATTCTCTTTTGCCGATGTAGAGCGTCTTGTACAGATCGCTAACCATATGGAAGACGGACTGCAAACATCAGAAATTCGACGGATGGAACAAAAAGCGATGCGCAGGGATAAAGAATTGCGTGACCGAATGCTGCGCGGACAGCTTAACGCAGCATTCCCCCAGCGTAACAAATAA